One window from the genome of Rariglobus hedericola encodes:
- a CDS encoding ABC transporter substrate-binding protein — MNLRHCLSFATVVAVSLVSLPQARAAEAAEMLNTAVDEVMAIAYDKQASAAPLAERVRPVLEKYFNFETITRRAIGPGWRQFSAEQKTTATHLFTDLVIRTYANRFEAGERPGITYSKAIVPDPARPALRELPTTIDYAGKKYAVTYRVEQAGDSWRIYDVIIEGVSMIANWRSQLDPIFQKGGAAAVITALEKNLSQEPAK, encoded by the coding sequence ATGAACCTCCGTCATTGTCTTTCGTTCGCGACCGTTGTCGCCGTCTCGCTCGTTTCATTGCCGCAGGCCCGTGCCGCCGAGGCCGCGGAGATGTTGAACACCGCAGTCGATGAAGTGATGGCCATCGCTTACGACAAGCAGGCCTCCGCCGCACCGTTGGCCGAGCGCGTGCGTCCGGTGCTGGAGAAATATTTCAACTTCGAGACGATCACGCGCCGTGCGATCGGACCGGGCTGGCGCCAGTTCAGCGCCGAACAGAAAACGACCGCCACGCACCTGTTCACCGATCTGGTCATCCGCACCTACGCGAACCGGTTCGAAGCTGGCGAGCGTCCCGGCATCACCTATTCGAAGGCGATCGTTCCCGATCCGGCGCGCCCTGCGTTGCGCGAATTGCCCACCACCATCGATTATGCGGGTAAAAAATACGCGGTGACTTATCGCGTCGAGCAAGCCGGTGACAGCTGGCGCATTTATGATGTGATCATCGAAGGAGTGAGCATGATCGCCAACTGGCGCTCCCAGCTCGACCCGATCTTCCAAAAAGGAGGCGCTGCCGCCGTCATCACCGCACTCGAGAAAAACCTTTCCCAGGAACCTGCCAAATGA
- the mlaD gene encoding outer membrane lipid asymmetry maintenance protein MlaD translates to MKQSRLELIVGVFVLAGLLAVAYLALRIGAGAMLGGDTYTLKARFTNAGGLNPGSNVLIAGVPVGRVDSIKLNPEDYSAVVELSVRKDVKLPTDSIASIKTSGLIGDKFLALSPGSDDEMLPSGAMISDTESTVDLESLISRFAFGNVSDKTKTAAEPAAETTPSTTTPPTTTTP, encoded by the coding sequence ATGAAACAGTCCAGATTGGAACTGATCGTTGGTGTATTCGTCCTCGCAGGCCTCCTCGCGGTGGCCTACCTCGCGCTGCGCATTGGCGCGGGCGCGATGCTGGGCGGTGACACCTACACGTTGAAGGCGCGCTTTACCAACGCCGGTGGTCTCAATCCCGGCAGTAATGTGCTCATCGCCGGTGTGCCGGTGGGCCGTGTCGATTCCATCAAGCTCAATCCCGAGGACTACAGTGCGGTCGTCGAACTGAGCGTGCGTAAAGACGTCAAACTCCCCACCGACTCCATCGCTTCGATCAAGACGAGCGGACTGATCGGTGATAAGTTCCTCGCGCTTTCTCCCGGCTCCGATGATGAAATGCTTCCATCCGGCGCGATGATCAGCGACACCGAGTCGACCGTCGACCTCGAGTCGCTCATCAGCCGCTTTGCCTTCGGCAATGTTAGCGACAAGACCAAGACGGCTGCCGAACCAGCCGCAGAAACGACTCCTTCGACGACCACTCCTCCGACCACGACCACTCCATGA